One genomic region from Spirosoma sp. KCTC 42546 encodes:
- the mazG gene encoding nucleoside triphosphate pyrophosphohydrolase has translation MNFNQLAPRRQEQLMAFDRLLTIMDELRAQCPWDRKQTMDSLRHLTIEETYELSDAILEKDLPEIRKELGDIQLHLVFYAKIASETGTELSDRSATDRFDMADVLNGVCDKLISRHPHIYGDVVADTEEQVKANWEQLKLKEGNKSVLGGVPGSLPALVKAMRIQEKARGAGFDWDEKQQVWEKVEEEMQEFKAEFNAEANETINHERAEGEFGDLLFSLVNYARFIDINPETALERTNKKFIKRFQYLEEQARANGKTLNEMTLAEMDVYWNEAKKDI, from the coding sequence ATGAATTTTAATCAATTAGCTCCCCGCCGTCAGGAACAACTGATGGCATTTGACCGGCTGCTGACCATCATGGATGAACTGCGTGCGCAGTGTCCCTGGGATCGGAAACAAACCATGGACAGCCTGCGCCACCTCACCATTGAAGAAACCTACGAACTCTCCGACGCTATTCTGGAAAAAGACCTTCCCGAAATTCGGAAAGAGCTGGGCGACATTCAATTGCATCTGGTTTTCTACGCGAAGATTGCGTCTGAGACGGGTACCGAATTGTCGGACCGCAGTGCGACTGACCGCTTCGATATGGCTGACGTCCTGAATGGGGTTTGCGATAAACTCATTAGCCGCCATCCACACATTTATGGCGATGTAGTAGCCGATACCGAGGAACAGGTAAAAGCCAATTGGGAACAGCTTAAACTTAAAGAAGGTAACAAGTCAGTATTGGGTGGCGTGCCGGGGTCATTGCCTGCTTTGGTAAAGGCTATGCGCATTCAGGAAAAGGCGCGGGGAGCCGGTTTCGATTGGGACGAAAAGCAACAGGTCTGGGAGAAAGTAGAGGAGGAGATGCAGGAGTTCAAAGCCGAATTCAATGCCGAAGCGAATGAAACCATCAATCACGAACGGGCTGAAGGAGAGTTTGGCGATCTACTTTTCTCTCTGGTCAATTATGCCCGTTTCATTGATATTAACCCCGAAACCGCTCTTGAACGTACCAACAAAAAGTTTATCAAACGCTTCCAGTACCTCGAAGAGCAAGCCCGCGCCAATGGCAAAACACTGAACGAGATGACACTAGCCGAAATGGACGTTTACTGGAATGAAGCCAAGAAAGATATATAA
- a CDS encoding metallophosphoesterase produces the protein MRIAFITDMHLGAEGENPQGVDVRQNFLNALDFLTELKPNCLVLGGDLSNTKVDRSIYEWIRKQVDELPIPYYVIAGNHDDPAIIADVFHKSHDLNDNELYYALPLEGRPVLFLDSSKGEFSTAQWAWLRDYLVALRDTNVLIMMHHPPLPADVEFMDTKYPFRQSDEFIELVRELPCHVTVVCGHYHVEKVVQRGNLLVLLSPSTFYQMKQDTPGFAIDNYRVGIREVNLSTHGTTSAVHYLAI, from the coding sequence ATGCGTATAGCCTTTATTACTGACATGCACCTCGGTGCCGAGGGCGAAAATCCACAGGGCGTTGATGTTCGGCAGAATTTTTTGAACGCACTGGATTTTCTGACAGAATTGAAACCGAATTGCTTAGTACTAGGCGGAGATCTGTCCAATACGAAAGTTGATCGGTCAATCTATGAGTGGATTAGAAAACAGGTCGATGAACTCCCCATACCCTACTATGTTATTGCCGGAAATCATGATGACCCGGCTATCATAGCCGATGTGTTTCATAAATCGCATGATTTGAATGACAATGAATTATACTATGCGTTGCCGCTGGAGGGTCGTCCGGTTTTATTTCTAGATTCGTCGAAAGGTGAATTCTCTACAGCGCAGTGGGCCTGGCTGCGGGATTATTTAGTGGCCCTGCGCGACACTAATGTGCTGATTATGATGCATCATCCGCCTTTACCTGCCGATGTTGAATTTATGGATACGAAGTACCCGTTCCGGCAAAGTGATGAATTCATTGAATTAGTGCGCGAATTACCCTGCCACGTTACGGTAGTTTGCGGGCATTATCACGTCGAAAAAGTTGTGCAGCGTGGTAATCTGCTGGTATTACTTTCGCCCTCAACGTTCTATCAGATGAAGCAGGATACGCCCGGATTTGCCATCGACAATTACCGCGTTGGTATTCGCGAAGTTAACCTCAGTACACACGGCACGACCAGCGCAGTGCATTATTTGGCTATATGA
- a CDS encoding DUF1361 domain-containing protein, whose amino-acid sequence MQTQYASTYSAGLPLTRDAKPGKGLRALTLLTVAGLSLVTVRGLLTGNWWFFEMLAWNLFLAWFPLGVVLVLRDLRASQFRSSWLLIGGLLTWLVFFPNAPYIITDLSHIKHIDMPLIWFDTMTLFMFALTGLLVGLYSILIVHRMLKPVLGKWQLWGLLVVSQFLSGFGIYLGRIGRWNSWDILTNPSSLMVAIAHTYHDHLSIKLTLAYGFVLIVLYVAFYWYAEHEDDPTSKVRLF is encoded by the coding sequence ATGCAAACTCAATACGCTTCTACCTATAGTGCTGGGTTACCCCTAACCCGAGATGCGAAACCGGGGAAAGGCCTCCGGGCACTCACCCTACTAACCGTAGCCGGGCTAAGCCTGGTAACAGTCCGCGGGCTACTCACAGGCAACTGGTGGTTCTTCGAGATGCTTGCCTGGAATCTGTTTCTAGCCTGGTTTCCACTCGGTGTTGTTCTTGTTCTTCGAGATTTACGAGCATCACAGTTTCGAAGTAGCTGGTTATTGATCGGCGGCCTGCTAACGTGGCTAGTCTTTTTCCCGAATGCCCCTTACATCATTACCGACTTGTCGCATATTAAACATATCGACATGCCACTCATCTGGTTTGATACAATGACGCTGTTCATGTTTGCGCTAACGGGCTTGCTAGTAGGCCTTTACTCCATTCTGATTGTCCATCGTATGCTTAAACCAGTACTGGGAAAATGGCAACTCTGGGGGCTGCTGGTAGTTAGTCAGTTTCTTTCGGGGTTTGGTATTTACCTCGGGCGTATTGGCCGGTGGAACAGTTGGGACATACTAACGAACCCTTCCTCGCTGATGGTAGCCATTGCCCATACTTACCATGACCATTTGAGTATAAAACTAACACTTGCCTACGGTTTTGTCTTGATTGTTTTATACGTAGCCTTCTACTGGTACGCCGAGCATGAAGACGATCCTACAAGCAAAGTGC